The genomic segment AAATCAAACAAAAAGCTACAGCTCTATTTTTTTCATAACGTGGATTAAAATATCCAAAAGAGATCACTAAGAAAAGAGATAGGATAGGGAATAATGAAGTTAAAATATAAAATGTGAATTTATCAAAATCTTCACCTTTCGATAACCATTTTTTCCAATATGCATAAGAGGTTGTAAAACTTTTTTCTTTTTTACTATTTGCTATAGAGTCATTTATATCCATTACTTTATAATTGATTTGATTTAACTCTTCTTCATTTATATGAAAAGACTTTCCATCTGATAATTTAAAATTTAGCTCTCCCTTATTATTATCTAATACAGCTGTTTTTGCAATAATAAATTGATCTTGATTATTTTGTGTTTTGAAAAGTTTTACAGAAGAATAAGTTTTATCTTTTTTACCATTTATATAAATTAGCCATTCACCAAATTTTTGACCAAATTCTGATGCTTTTATATTAAAGTTAGCCTCTTTTTTCTTTTGTTCTAAAAATCTCTCATTTAAAAACTTTGCCTTAGGTATAAGACCAACAGAGATTACAATTAATGATATTGATAATAACAAAGTAACAGGCAAGAATATTTTTAATATCTTCATTGGATTTAAACCAAAAGAAGTAATAACAATTAATTCATATTCACTAGATAACTTA from the Arcobacter sp. LA11 genome contains:
- a CDS encoding LptF/LptG family permease produces the protein MKLKQYLFDQLSHTFFPIFLGLYFITSVIFLVKIAALTSVITMDIFELFRLYMYVIPTIIFYTTPISFFVSLVITLSKLSSEYELIVITSFGLNPMKILKIFLPVTLLLSISLIVISVGLIPKAKFLNERFLEQKKKEANFNIKASEFGQKFGEWLIYINGKKDKTYSSVKLFKTQNNQDQFIIAKTAVLDNNKGELNFKLSDGKSFHINEEELNQINYKVMDINDSIANSKKEKSFTTSYAYWKKWLSKGEDFDKFTFYILTSLFPILSLFLVISFGYFNPRYEKNRAVAFCLISVVVYYILMETVTENILLHSLYIVPISWLVGTYFIYIRSIKQQY